A window of Juglans regia cultivar Chandler chromosome 7, Walnut 2.0, whole genome shotgun sequence contains these coding sequences:
- the LOC109019059 gene encoding AT-hook motif nuclear-localized protein 9-like — protein MDRRDPMALSGSTSYYMPGGMSGSGSGSQSGIHGSPPGTRPLSNPNAQFQPNIVGTTIGSTLQVEPSSALSPHSMHVGAPSAVPQSEPVKRKRGRPRKYGPDGTVSLALSPSSSTYPGKSSITSTQKRGRGRPPGTGRKQQLASLGEWLSGTAGMGFTPHIINIAIGEDIATKIMSFSQLGPRALCVLSANGAVSTVTLRQPSMSGGTVTYEGRFEILCLSGSYLLTDSGGSRNRSGGLSVSLASPDGRVIGGGVGGILIAASPVQVIVGSFLWGSGSKTKNKKKEASEGAIDSEHQAVDNPDALTSSIPPTQNLGPASSMGVWPASRAMDMRNAHVDIDLMRG, from the exons ATGGATCGAAGGGACCCCATGGCGTTATCGGGTTCGACATCTTATTATATGCCGGGAGGAATGTCTGGGTCTGGGTCTGGATCCCAGTCTGGGATACACGGATCACCACCAGGCACTCGTCCTTTGTCTAATCCAAATGCACAATTTCAACCCAACATTGTTGGCACTACAATCGGATCAACATTACAAGTAGAGCCTTCATCTGCATTGTCACCTCATAGTATGCACGTGGGTGCTCCATCTGCAGTGCCACAGAGTGAGCCTGTGAAGAGGAAAAGAGGAAGGCCCCGAAAATATGGACCTGATGGGACCGTGTCATTGGCATTGTCTCCGTCATCTTCTACTTATCCAGGAAAAAGTTCCATAACTTCGACCCAAAAGCGGGGTAGAGGGCGGCCACCAGGGACAGGAAGGAAGCAACAATTAGCTTCTCTCG GTGAATGGCTATCTGGTACGGCTGGGATGGGTTTTACTCCACATATCATCAACATTGCAATAGGAGAA GatattgcaaccaaaataatgtcattttcacaGCTGGGGCCTAGAGCTTTATGCGTCTTGTCAGCCAATGGTGCCGTCTCTACCGTGACTCTTCGTCAGCCTTCAATGTCTGGTGGCACCGTCACATATGAG GGGCGTTTCGAGATATTGTGTTTATCAGGGTCTTACTTGCTAACAGATAGTGGTGGGTCCCGCAATCGAAGTGGTGGTCTAAGTGTCTCCCTTGCCAGCCCTGATGGTCGTGTTATTGGTGGTGGAGTTGGGGGAATTCTTATTGCAGCGAGTCCTGttcag GTGATTGTGGGGAGCTTCCTGTGGGGGAGTGGTTCGAAGacgaagaacaaaaaaaaggaagctTCAGAAGGTGCCATAGACTCGGAACATCAGGCTGTCGACAATCCAGATGCACTAACTAGCAGCATTCCACCAACTCAAAATCTCGGTCCAGCCTCTTCAATGGGTGTTTGGCCAGCATCGCGGGCAATGGATATGCGAAATGCCCATGTCGACATTGATTTGATGCGCGGGTAA
- the LOC108996337 gene encoding serine/threonine-protein kinase BSK3-like yields MGCESSKLMPCCSNSQVKASVLEVPDVEDEEKSELSHLPRFREFTFDQLKNATSGFAVENIVSEHGEKAPNVVYKGKLENQMRIAVKRFNRMAWPDVRQFLEEARSVGQLRNQRLANLLGCCCENDERLLVAEYMPNETLAKHLFHWETQPMKWAMRLRVVLHLAEALEYCTSKGRALYHDLNAYRILFDEDVNPRLSSFGLMKNSRDGKSYSTNLAFTPPEYLRTGRVTSESVIYSFGTLLLDLISGKHIPPSHALDLIRDRNLQMLTDSCLEQQLSDDDGTELVRLASRCLQYEPRERPNPKSLVAALTPLQKETEVPSHVLMGISHNASFSPLSPLGEACSRRDLTAIHEVLESISYKDDEGVANELSFQMWTDQMQETLNSKRKGDTAFHQKDFRAAIENYTQFVDGGTMVSPTVYARRSLSYLMGDMPQEALTDAMQAQIVSPVWHIASYLQSAALAALGMENEAQAALKDGATLEAKRNAPAGHK; encoded by the exons ATGGGTTGTGAGTCCTCCAAACTCATGCCATGTTGCTCGAATTCACAAGTGAAGGCATCGGTTCTTGAAGTGCCTGATGTTG AGGATGAGGAGAAGAGCGAGCTTAGCCACTTGCCTAGATTCCGGGAATTCACATTTGATCAACTTAAAAATGCTACTTCAGGATTTGCAGTGGAAAATATTGTATCTGAGCATGGAGAGAAAGCTCCAAATGTTGTTTACAAAGGGAAGCTGGAAAATCAGATGAGGATTGCTGTCAAACGCTTCAATAGGATGGCTTGGCCTGATGTTCGGCAGTTTTTG GAGGAAGCAAGATCTGTTGGTCAGCTCCGCAACCAGAGATTGGCAAATTTACTTGGTTGTtgttgtgaaaatgatgaacGGTTGCTTGTGGCAGAATATATGCCTAATGAAACTCTGGCAAAACACCTTTTTCATT GGGAAACACAACCTATGAAATGGGCAATGCGACTAAGGGTTGTTCTACATCTTGCTGAAGCGTTAGAATACTGTACAAGCAAAGGGCGTGCCCTTTATCATGATCTTAATGCTTACAGAATTTTGTTTGATGAG GATGTTAATCCTAGGCTCTCAAGCTTTGGCCTAATGAAAAATAGTAGGGATGGAAAAAGTTATAGCACCAATCTGGCATTCACCCCTCCTGAGTATCTCAGAACTG GGAGAGTCACATCAGAAAGTGTAATATATAGCTTTGGCACTCTTTTGCTTGACCTTATCAGTGGGAAACATATTCCTCCCAGCCAT GCCCTTGACCTTATTCGGGACAGGAATCTTCAGATGCTGACCGATTCTTGCTTGGAACAACAGTTGTCTGATGATGATGGGACTGAGTTGGTACGTTTGGCTTCCCGATGTTTGCAGTATGAACCTCGAGAACGGCCGAATCCAAAGTCGCTAGTGGCTGCTTTGACTCCACTTCAGAAGGAAACAGAG GTTCCTTCTCATGTGTTGATGGGTATTTCACATAATGCTTCATTCTCTCCCCTGTCTCCACTTGGTGAGGCATGCTCAAGAAGGGACTTGACTGCCATTCATGAGGTCTTGGAAAGTATTAGCTACAAAGATGACGAAGGAGTGGCAAATGAG CTCTCTTTTCAAATGTGGACCGACCAAATGCAGGAAACTTTGAATTCAAAGAGAAAGGGTGATACTGCCTTTCATCAGAAAGATTTTAGAGCCGCAATTGAGAATTATACCCAG TTTGTTGATGGTGGAACCATGGTTTCTCCAACAGTATATGCACGCCGTAgtttatcttatctcatgggtGACATGCCTCAAGAAGCTCTGACTGATGCAATGCAAGCTCAGATCGTTTCCCCTGTATGGCACATTGCTTCTTATCTCCAGTCTGCTGCTCTTGCTGCACTTGGAATGGAGAATGAAGCGCAAGCTGCTCTTAAGGATGGTGCAACTCTTGAAGCAAAGAGGAATGCGCCTGCTGGACATAAGTGA